In Bacillus cereus ATCC 14579, a single window of DNA contains:
- a CDS encoding flagellar hook assembly protein FlgD produces MPTVGLNTTSTNHIPLQAGAQTKNASVNGVQSPVQQTNGVSASNQKTPGIMDKDDFLKLFLASFQHQDPFNAMDMNQMMNQTAQLSLMEQVQNMTKAVDKLQSTMYTTALDGGMKFLGKYVRGINNKGEQVTGQVETVRLAENNDVQLIVDNQVVSLRFVERVSDKPIAETNPEDEKKDDIEKNEEVKQN; encoded by the coding sequence GTGCCAACAGTTGGATTAAATACAACGAGTACAAATCATATTCCGTTACAAGCAGGAGCGCAAACAAAAAACGCATCTGTAAATGGTGTGCAATCGCCAGTTCAACAAACAAACGGAGTATCAGCAAGTAATCAAAAAACACCCGGTATTATGGATAAAGATGATTTCCTGAAACTTTTTTTAGCGAGCTTTCAACATCAAGACCCGTTTAATGCGATGGATATGAACCAAATGATGAATCAAACGGCTCAACTATCGCTTATGGAGCAAGTACAAAATATGACGAAAGCAGTAGATAAACTACAATCAACGATGTATACGACAGCTCTTGATGGTGGGATGAAATTTTTAGGAAAGTATGTTAGAGGTATAAACAATAAGGGGGAGCAAGTGACTGGTCAAGTGGAAACAGTTCGACTTGCCGAAAATAACGATGTACAACTTATTGTTGATAATCAAGTTGTCTCACTTCGTTTTGTAGAAAGGGTTTCAGATAAACCGATAGCAGAAACAAATCCAGAAGATGAGAAGAAAGATGATATAGAGAAAAATGAAGAGGTTAAGCAAAATTAA
- the flgE gene encoding flagellar hook protein FlgE, producing MIKALYTSITGMNAAQNALSVTSNNIANAQTVGYKKQKAIFDDLLYNNTVGSRGDGAYAGTNPKSIGNGVKFSGTSTDFSDGSITLTSDKMETAIEGNGLFLVGDRNSGNVEYTRKGSFGVSKDNYVTNTSGQYVLGYGVKTGTQEIDFSSRPSPIHIPMGSAVGGIQTDKATIGGNLPRNQNALSHEFTVFDEEGNSLTLRVNIKQKTTKETVDGKEVEKPVPGEYTYTVSVRNDSKNEKEFKPVEGMTGEKNLKFDTLGNLKETDEAVQKNPVTGEITKGGTVKIPFGKGLTLDLSGLTNYPTGKTISTTEVTGRPAAIANDYSISDGGFVMMRYSDGSMKVVGQLAVATFPNSGGLMKTGNGNYIATPSAGIPGIGVAGENGAGNVRGSAKESSNVDLSVEFVDLMLYQRGFQGNAKVIKVSDEVLNEVVNLIR from the coding sequence ATGATTAAAGCGTTATATACGAGTATTACAGGGATGAATGCGGCACAAAATGCATTAAGTGTTACTTCAAATAATATTGCAAATGCACAAACAGTTGGATATAAAAAGCAAAAAGCTATTTTTGATGATCTGCTATATAATAATACGGTTGGTTCACGTGGGGATGGTGCTTATGCTGGTACGAATCCAAAGAGTATCGGTAACGGTGTAAAGTTTAGTGGGACATCTACAGATTTTAGTGATGGTTCTATTACTTTAACTAGTGATAAGATGGAGACAGCAATAGAGGGAAATGGTTTATTTTTAGTTGGCGATCGTAATAGCGGAAATGTAGAGTATACGAGAAAAGGGTCTTTCGGTGTATCGAAAGATAACTATGTTACAAATACAAGTGGTCAGTATGTGCTAGGGTATGGTGTGAAAACAGGAACTCAAGAAATAGATTTTTCTTCACGACCAAGTCCAATTCATATTCCAATGGGATCAGCTGTTGGTGGGATTCAAACAGATAAAGCAACAATAGGTGGAAACCTTCCTAGAAATCAAAATGCGTTATCTCACGAATTCACAGTTTTTGATGAGGAAGGGAACTCGTTAACGTTACGTGTAAATATTAAACAAAAGACTACAAAAGAGACTGTAGATGGTAAAGAAGTTGAAAAGCCTGTGCCAGGTGAATATACGTATACGGTTTCTGTAAGAAATGATTCTAAAAACGAAAAAGAGTTTAAGCCGGTTGAAGGCATGACGGGCGAAAAAAATCTTAAATTTGATACATTAGGAAATCTAAAGGAGACAGATGAAGCTGTACAAAAAAATCCAGTAACTGGTGAAATTACTAAAGGTGGAACGGTTAAAATTCCTTTTGGTAAGGGACTGACACTGGACTTAAGTGGTTTAACAAATTATCCAACAGGGAAAACTATTTCTACAACAGAAGTAACGGGGCGTCCAGCTGCAATTGCAAATGACTATTCAATTTCTGACGGTGGTTTCGTTATGATGAGATATTCGGATGGTAGTATGAAGGTTGTAGGACAACTAGCTGTAGCTACATTCCCTAATTCAGGTGGATTAATGAAAACTGGGAATGGCAATTACATTGCCACACCATCAGCAGGGATTCCAGGGATAGGTGTTGCTGGTGAGAATGGTGCAGGTAATGTAAGAGGTTCAGCAAAAGAAAGTTCAAACGTAGATTTATCTGTAGAATTCGTTGACTTAATGTTATATCAACGTGGATTCCAAGGAAATGCGAAAGTAATTAAAGTGTCAGATGAAGTATTAAATGAAGTTGTAAACTTAATTCGATAA
- a CDS encoding DUF3964 family protein: protein MTRQERILQLPFFENKRELAEQVLKMEREEHVYLPDQFEIKQVPPYSFAEKEAIIGRIHEFYFVSIGSDGAWKYQLFKDEMKCREFFVTLSGITDQQIAFWFNNIELLKGA from the coding sequence ATGACAAGACAAGAACGAATTTTACAATTGCCATTTTTCGAGAATAAACGTGAACTTGCTGAGCAAGTGCTAAAAATGGAACGAGAAGAGCATGTATATTTACCAGATCAATTTGAAATTAAGCAAGTGCCCCCGTATTCATTTGCTGAAAAGGAAGCGATTATTGGTCGTATTCATGAGTTTTATTTCGTCAGTATTGGCAGTGATGGCGCATGGAAGTATCAACTGTTTAAGGACGAGATGAAGTGCCGTGAGTTTTTTGTTACATTATCAGGCATTACGGATCAGCAAATTGCGTTTTGGTTCAACAATATCGAGTTGCTTAAAGGCGCTTAA
- a CDS encoding chemotaxis protein, protein MSQAQSILLESGTNELEIVTYTVGENLFSINVMKVREIINPFPVTTVPESHHAVEGVVQVRGEILPVINLAMALNLKSTKPLDQTKFIISELNQMKVIFRVDEVHRIQRISWEQIDEPASLSMGLEETTSGIVKLDGKIILLLDYEKIVCEISGTGYDNKSIAGLEQKTDRAEKVIYIAEDSAMLRQILEETLSSAGYTKMNFFSNGAEALAQIEKLAKEQGEKMFEHIHLLITDIEMPKMDGHHLTKVVKDSEVMNRLPVIIFSSLITNELFHKGEAVGANAQVSKPDIQELIGLVDKLVL, encoded by the coding sequence ATGTCACAAGCACAAAGTATTTTATTAGAAAGCGGAACAAATGAATTAGAGATTGTTACGTACACTGTTGGTGAAAACCTATTTAGTATTAATGTAATGAAAGTACGTGAAATCATTAATCCATTCCCTGTTACAACTGTGCCAGAATCTCATCATGCAGTTGAAGGTGTTGTTCAAGTACGTGGTGAAATTTTACCTGTTATTAACTTAGCGATGGCTCTTAATTTAAAGTCAACAAAGCCACTTGATCAAACGAAATTTATCATCTCAGAATTAAACCAAATGAAAGTTATTTTCCGCGTTGATGAAGTGCATCGTATTCAACGTATTTCGTGGGAACAAATTGATGAACCAGCTTCATTATCTATGGGACTAGAAGAAACGACATCTGGTATTGTAAAACTAGATGGAAAAATCATCTTACTATTAGATTATGAAAAAATTGTATGTGAAATTAGCGGCACTGGTTATGACAATAAATCCATTGCAGGATTAGAACAAAAAACAGATCGAGCTGAAAAAGTAATTTACATTGCAGAAGATTCAGCGATGCTTCGCCAAATATTAGAAGAAACATTATCATCAGCTGGATATACGAAAATGAACTTCTTCAGCAATGGTGCAGAAGCGTTAGCACAAATTGAAAAATTAGCGAAAGAGCAAGGCGAAAAAATGTTTGAACATATTCACTTGCTAATTACGGATATTGAAATGCCAAAAATGGATGGACATCATTTAACGAAAGTGGTTAAGGATAGTGAAGTAATGAATCGTTTACCAGTCATTATTTTCTCTTCATTAATTACAAATGAATTATTCCATAAAGGTGAAGCTGTAGGAGCAAATGCTCAAGTAAGTAAGCCAGATATTCAAGAGCTAATTGGTTTAGTTGATAAGTTAGTGCTTTAA
- a CDS encoding DNA-binding domain-containing protein translates to MYHHTAINVLGLLQNMSNNKMNDMQLEVEFKKIEKEFQVKYEELVDLHNRMVLFQIDIEKNGGMRAYEKSTITWLKSELELLYEVYQFCQRHGLNILNISKYVSKNELNLFPKTESQLQNTYYKLKKREIPFENIEKQKPGRKRKYIPVKETIVARKQENEYELKEEIQHKEDEKNLVTVISGIVDNFETINQCSERKEDELHQFMEGIYKLSSMAAGRSREAKNTRSLEDELQSLQLENERLKREKEDLVQDIKGMTQLLIHFITSSDIDQIRKLPTFVQDCKMELHKLGLYNAQDGKMKIMVDRSGQVMTVTQ, encoded by the coding sequence ATGTATCACCACACAGCAATTAATGTATTAGGTCTTTTACAAAACATGTCAAATAATAAAATGAACGATATGCAACTAGAGGTGGAATTTAAAAAAATAGAAAAAGAATTCCAAGTAAAGTATGAAGAATTAGTTGATTTACATAATAGAATGGTATTATTCCAAATAGATATAGAAAAAAATGGCGGGATGCGAGCATATGAAAAATCAACAATTACATGGCTGAAGTCTGAACTAGAGCTACTGTATGAAGTGTATCAATTTTGTCAGCGTCACGGTTTAAACATTTTAAATATTTCAAAATACGTAAGTAAAAATGAACTAAATCTTTTTCCTAAAACGGAAAGTCAATTGCAAAATACGTATTATAAATTGAAAAAACGTGAAATACCGTTTGAAAATATTGAAAAACAAAAACCGGGACGAAAGCGAAAATATATACCAGTAAAAGAGACAATCGTTGCAAGAAAACAAGAAAACGAGTACGAATTAAAAGAAGAAATCCAGCATAAAGAGGATGAAAAAAATCTTGTAACAGTTATATCTGGTATCGTTGATAACTTTGAAACAATTAATCAGTGTAGTGAAAGGAAAGAAGACGAACTACATCAGTTTATGGAAGGTATTTATAAGCTTTCTAGCATGGCGGCAGGGCGTTCTAGAGAAGCAAAGAATACACGTAGCTTAGAAGATGAATTGCAGTCGTTACAACTAGAAAATGAAAGGCTAAAACGAGAGAAAGAAGATCTTGTACAAGATATTAAAGGTATGACGCAGCTTTTAATTCATTTCATTACAAGTTCTGATATTGATCAAATACGTAAATTACCAACTTTCGTACAAGATTGTAAAATGGAATTACATAAACTAGGGCTATATAATGCACAGGACGGTAAAATGAAAATTATGGTTGATCGTAGCGGACAAGTTATGACCGTAACACAGTAA
- a CDS encoding flagellin has translation MRIGTNILSMNARQSLYENEKRMNVSMEHLATGKKLNHASDNPANIAIVTRMHARASGMRVAIRNNEDAISMLRTAEAALQTVTNILQRMRDLAVQSTNGTNSNKNRDSLNTEFQSLTEQIGYISETTEFNDLSVFDGQNRPITLDDISHTVHMTKHIPPSPTQHDIKISTEQEASAAILKIEEALQNVSLHRADLGSMINRLQFNIENLNSQSMALTDAVSQVEDADMAQEISDFLKFRLLTEVTLSMVSQANQIPQMVSKLLHS, from the coding sequence ATGCGTATTGGTACGAATATTTTAAGTATGAATGCTAGGCAGTCGTTGTATGAGAATGAGAAACGTATGAATGTGTCAATGGAGCATTTGGCGACTGGTAAGAAGTTAAACCATGCTTCTGATAATCCCGCTAATATTGCAATTGTGACTCGAATGCATGCGAGAGCAAGTGGTATGCGCGTGGCGATTCGTAATAATGAGGATGCGATATCAATGCTTCGCACGGCAGAAGCTGCCCTTCAAACTGTGACGAATATTTTACAGCGTATGCGTGATTTAGCCGTTCAATCTACGAACGGTACGAATTCAAATAAAAACCGTGATTCACTGAATACAGAGTTTCAATCTTTAACAGAACAAATTGGCTATATTAGCGAGACAACTGAATTTAATGATTTATCCGTATTTGACGGTCAAAACCGCCCTATTACATTAGACGATATCAGTCATACGGTACATATGACGAAACATATTCCCCCTTCCCCTACACAACATGACATCAAGATTTCAACAGAACAAGAAGCAAGCGCGGCGATTCTTAAAATTGAAGAGGCTTTACAAAATGTATCACTTCACCGTGCCGACCTTGGCTCTATGATAAATCGTTTACAGTTCAATATTGAAAATTTAAATAGCCAAAGTATGGCGTTAACAGATGCTGTATCTCAAGTTGAAGATGCGGATATGGCGCAGGAGATAAGTGATTTTTTAAAGTTCAGATTGTTGACTGAAGTTACGCTTAGTATGGTTTCACAAGCAAATCAAATTCCGCAAATGGTTTCTAAACTACTACACTCGTAA
- a CDS encoding flagellin, with protein sequence MRINTNINSMRTQEYMRQNQDKMNTAMNRLSSGKSINSAADDAAGLAIATRMRAKEGGLNVGARNTQDAMSALRTGDAALGSISNILLRMRDLATQASNGTNNTEDTASLNKEYEALKSEIDHIADKTSFNGIKFLSTDKGGAADIKVQLSDASGDTMTIDSLNAKTITTDTLTTLADRATAETEITKLDTAIQKIADERATFGSQLNRLDHNLNNVTSQATNMASAASQIEDADMAKEMSEMTKFKILNEAGISMLSQANQTPQMVSKLLQ encoded by the coding sequence ATGAGAATTAATACAAATATTAATAGTATGCGTACGCAAGAGTACATGCGACAAAACCAAGACAAAATGAATACTGCGATGAATCGTTTATCTAGCGGTAAATCTATTAACAGTGCAGCTGACGATGCGGCTGGTTTAGCTATCGCTACTCGTATGCGTGCAAAAGAAGGCGGATTAAACGTCGGAGCACGTAACACGCAAGACGCTATGTCTGCTTTACGTACTGGTGACGCTGCTTTGGGATCTATTTCTAACATCTTACTTCGTATGCGTGACCTTGCTACACAGGCTTCTAACGGTACGAATAACACTGAAGATACTGCTTCTTTAAACAAAGAATACGAAGCATTAAAAAGTGAAATTGATCATATCGCTGACAAAACATCTTTCAATGGTATTAAATTCTTAAGTACTGATAAGGGTGGTGCGGCTGATATCAAAGTTCAACTTTCTGATGCTTCTGGCGATACAATGACAATTGATTCTCTGAATGCAAAAACAATTACAACTGATACTTTAACTACTTTAGCAGATAGAGCCACTGCTGAAACTGAAATAACAAAACTGGACACTGCAATTCAAAAAATTGCTGATGAAAGAGCAACTTTCGGTTCTCAATTAAACCGTTTAGACCATAACTTAAACAACGTAACAAGCCAAGCTACTAACATGGCTTCAGCTGCTTCTCAAATCGAAGACGCTGACATGGCGAAAGAAATGTCTGAAATGACTAAGTTCAAAATCTTGAATGAAGCTGGTATCAGCATGCTTTCTCAAGCAAACCAAACTCCACAAATGGTTTCCAAATTATTACAATAA